A portion of the Saimiri boliviensis isolate mSaiBol1 chromosome 1, mSaiBol1.pri, whole genome shotgun sequence genome contains these proteins:
- the SLC35F6 gene encoding solute carrier family 35 member F6: MAWTKYQLFLAGLMLVTGSINTLSAKWADNFMAEGCGGSKEHSFQHPFLQAVGMFLGEFSCLAAFYLLRCRAAGQSDSSVDPQQPFNPLLFLPPALCDMTGTSLMYVALNMTSASSFQMLRGAVIIFTGLFSVAFLGRRLVLNQWLGILATIAGLVVVGLADLLSKDDHQHKLSEVITGDLLIIMAQIIVAIQMVLEEKFVYKHNVHPLRAVGTEGLFGFVILSLLLVPMYYIPAGSFSGNPRGTLEDALDAFCQVGRQPLIAVALMGNISSIAFFNFAGISVTKELSATTRMVLDSLRTVVIWALSLALGWEAFHALQILGFLILLMGTALYNGLHRPLLGRLSRGRPPAEESEQERLLGGTRTPINDTS, from the exons ATGGCCTGGACCAAGTACCAGCTGTTCCTGGCCGGGCTCATGCTCGTTACCGGCTCCATCAACACGCTCTCGGCAAA ATGGGCAGACAACTTCATGGCCGAGGGCTGCGGAGGGAGCAAAGAGCACAGCTTCCAGCATCCCTTCCTCCAG GCAGTGGGCATGTTCCTGggggaattctcctgcctggcTGCCTTCTACCTCCTCCGGTGCAGAGCCGCCGGACAGTCAGACTCCAGCGTGGACCCCCAGCAGCCCTTCAACCCCCTTCTTTTCCTGCCCCCAGCACTCTGTGACATGACAGGGACCAGCCTCATGTATGTGG CTCTGAACATGACCAGTGCCTCCAGCTTCCAGATGCTGCGGGGTGCGGTGATCATATTCACTGGCCTCTTCTCGGTGGCCTTCCTGGGCCGGAGGCTGGTGCTGAACCAGTGGCTGGGCATCCTAGCCACCATTGCAGGGCTGGTGGTCGTGGGCCTGGCTGACCTCCTGAGCAAGGATGACCATCAGCACAAGCTCAGCGAAGTGATTACAG GGGACCTGTTGATCATCATGGCCCAGATCATCGTCGCCATCCAGATGGTGCTAGAGGAGAAGTTCGTCTACAAACACAACGTACACCCGCTGCGAGCAGTTGGCACCGAGG GCCTCTTTGGCTTCGTGATCCTCTCCCTGCTGCTGGTGCCCATGTACTACATCCCCGCCGGCTCCTTCAGCGGGAACCCTCGTGGGACGCTGGAGGATGCGCTGGACGCCTTCTGCCAGGTGGGCCGGCAGCCGCTCATTGCCGTGGCACTGATGGGCAACATCAGCAGCATCGCCTTCTTCAACTTCGCAGGCATCAGCGTCACCAAGGAGCTGAGCGCCACCACCCGCATGGTGCTGGACAGCTTGCGCACTGTTGTCATCTGGGCACTGAGTCTGGCACTGGGCTGGGAGGCCTTCCATGCACTGCAGATCCTTGGCTTCCTCATACTCCTTATGGGCACTGCCCTCTACAACGGGTTGCACCGCCCGCTGCTGGGCCGCCTGTCTAGGGGCCGGCCCCCAGCAGAGGAGAGCGAGCAGGAGAGACTGCTGGGTGGCACCCGGACTCCCATCAACGATACCAGCTGA